The region TTGGCTATTCAAATATAGCGTGCAAGCGGTTAGCCAATCAGGAAGGATAATATACAAGTCGGTCTTTCCGGGCCTACACAAGCTACAATGCGAGCTAGATAAACACAAAGGTAAAAGGGGTTTGCATATACGAAAAGAACAACCGGCGATTTTTAGTTATAAATCTTTACGACATTTGCTCCAAAGCATTGCATCGAGACTGTAAGTTGTATGTAACCTCTCACAGCTTCGCAGTGTTTCAGATTGTGCAGTTACACTGGTGGTAATTAGACGAACTAGCTATCTGTGTGAAATTGAGGGTCAGCCAAAGTGTTCCAGAGACAAACTGACTGTAGCGCTAAATACCTTGCTAGCAAATTAGCTGATGTTAACGTTATCCATCTAGGTAGCTAATTGTTGTTGCTTTGCTTTACCATGTAGTCTGGCAACAGCCTAACGTTAGTTCAAAGGCTTTGTGTTAGCGTGTGCTATAACGATCTCCTAATAATTGTACGTTCCGTTAATGTAGCTTGCTGGATAGTTTTCTTGCTGGTGGAGATATTTGGGCATACATTTAACTAGCTAGTTATTTAATGTTGCATGACTTGCTGCCCAGTTAATTTAACTCCCTGCTACGGTTGGCTGCCAAACCCATTGTATTACTAATCTTGTATCTAGCAAATCATGTGGATACAACCTGAAGGCTGAACACCAAGACACAACTCCTCtaaattcaaaacattatttGCATGAGCAAGGGTGGCTATATTTatggttttgtgtttatttgcgtAACATTACCGATATTTCCTATTAATATAACGATGAGATGTTATACTGCATATGCATCtataatgtttttcatttaacctttatttgtacagggtaggttgactaaGCACGCACGCTGATGTATAGCAAAGCCCTGTTAAGTAGTAATATGTCTTTGATTGCTATATTccgtttttttcattttagatgCTCCATGATCTTTCTGTTATCGACTGAAAAATCCTCCACCAGTGCAACATGTCGTTTGCTTACTAAGCAAGTATTGTTGATATCAGTTCAAAAGTAAACACAGATTTTGTGTAATCTGTGGAATCCGTACCCGTTGGACATGGAAACAGATACGGTAAGGGGCGTTACGAACCTCACTTGTACCTTCGAACTAAATAAAAGAGAGTAGATCAGGGCATTATCTTCTTTAAAATCCAATTCAGCGAATACCACACGTTTAAGAAACACAGTTTGTTACTCGCTCTCCCGCAGGTCATTCCAATTTGGCAGAATAAACCGCACGGATCTACGCGTAGCGTTGTGAGAAGAATCGGCTCCACTCTGCCGCTTAGACCTTGCCAACGGGCATGTTTTCAAGTAAGACTCCCACCCACTGTGCTAATTGGGACATTGGCTTGGTATAACAAAGGTGTATTTTCTGTTGTACCAAACCCCACGGATTAAAATGTGATTCGTTtgtgatttattaaaaaaatgttggccTGAAGATTTGCTGCCTTTGTCAGAAGAATGCTCTGTGGCTTTAACTGTGAATAAACGCTCCTAGTTCCCAGACAGAAATTCCAATTTAGTTATTTGGGCATCTGTATGCTAACCAACCCCATACCCTCATCTCCCTATCACTATGGCGACCACCTTGATTGACGGCTCTCTCTCTGGGACAGGAGCTTCCCGGCCTGCCCCCTCTCAGACCCACAGACGGCCCCCTGGTGCCCACTCTGGCTGATATCGCTTGGATCGCTGCTGACGAGGAAGAGACGTACGCCAGAGTGCGGTGAGATGCCCCTCGAGATGCCCGGATATTCTTACATTCTTACCCTGCATTCTCCTACTCccttgctccctccctctctctctctctttctctctcacacttgtattccctcacacactcactcatgctctccctttctctcacacactctccttcACACACTtattctctcacacaaacacaaacacaaacacacacacacccctctcccacacacacgctctctaacacattctctctctctttggcaCATTCTCTCTTCCAACCCCGAACTCTGTccctcattctctgtccctcattctctctccccaccctccctccccaccctctctctccccccccccccccccccccccctctcaggaGTGACTCACGCCCGCTCAGGCACGAGTGGAGGCCGACGCCCCTGCTGGTGCTGCACAGGAACTCGTCCGTGCCCAACTTCCGGCGTGAGGGGAAGAAGGTGGAGGGGCTGAGGAAGCCGGGCGTGACGGCGCTGAACCGCACCACCGCCCTGCAGGACGAGCTGAGCCGCCTGCGCGCGCAGATCGCCAAGATCGTGGCCTCAGAGTCAGGTACGCCCTCAAACTACTAAGACCATCGCATCAGAGTCAGGTACGCCCTCAAACCGCCAAGACCATCACATCAGAGTCAGGTATGCCCTCAAACCGCCAAAACCATCGCATCAGAGTCAGGTACGCCCTCAAACCGCCAAAACCATCACATCAGAGTCAGGTACGCCCTCAAACCGCCAAGACCATCGCATCAGAGTCAGGTACGCCCTCAAACTACTAAGACCATCGCATCAGAGTCAGGTACGCCCTCAAACCGCCAAGACCATCCCATCAGAGTCAGGTACGCCCTCAAACCGCCAAAACCATCACATCAGAGTCAGGTACGCCCTCAAACCACCAAAACCATCACATCAGAGTCAGGTACGCCCTCAAACCGCCAAGACCATCGCATCAGAGTCAGGTACGCCCTCAAACCGCCAACACCATCCCATCAGAGTCAGGTACGCCCTCAAACCGCCAACACCATCCCATAAGAGTCAGGTACGCCCTCAAACCGCCAACACCATCACATCAGAGTCAGGTACGCCCTCAAACCGCCAACACCATCCCATAAGAGTCAGGTACGCCCTCAAACCACTAAGACCATCACATCAGAGCACAGGTACGCTCTCAAACTACTAAGACCATCACATCAGAGTCAGGTACGCCCTCAAACCGCCAAAACCATCACATCAGAGTCAGGTACGCCCTCAAACCGCCAACATCATCCCATCAGAGTCAGGTACGCCCTCAAACCGCCAACACTATCACATCAGAGTCAGGTACGCCCTCAAACCGCCAAGACCATCCCATCAGAGTCAGGTACGCCCTCAAACCGCCAAAACCATCGCATCAGAGTCAGGTACGCCCTCAAACCGCCAAAACCATCACATCAGAGTCAGGTACGCCCTCAAACCGCCAAGACCATCGCATCAGAGTCAGGTACGCCCTCAAACCGCCAAAACCATCACATCAGAGTCAGGTACGCCCTCAAACCACCAAAACCATCACATCAGAGTCAGGTACGCCCTCAAACTACTAAGACCATCGCATCAGAGTCAGGTACGCCCTCAAACCGCCAAGACCATCCCATCAGAGTCAGGTACGCCCTCAAACCGCCAAGACCATCACATCAGAGTCAGGTACGCCCTCAAACCGCCAACACCATCACATCAGAGTCAGGTACGCCCTCAAACCACCAAAACCATCACATCAGAGTCAGGTACGCCCTCAAACTACTAAGACCATCGCATCAGAGTCAGGTACGCCCTCAAACCGCCAAGACCATCCCATCAGAGTCAGGTACGCCCTCAAACCGCCAAGACCATCACATCAGAGTCAGGTACGCCCTCAAACCGCCAACACCATCACATCAGAGTCAGGTACGCCCTCAAACCGCCAACACCATCCCATCAGAGTCAGGTACACCCTCAAACCGCCAAAACCATCACATCAGAGTCAGGTACGCCCTCAAACCGCCAAGACCATCGCATCAGAGTCAGGTACGCCCTCAAACCACTAAGACCATCGCATCAGAGTCAGGTACGCCCTCAAACCACTAAGACCATCCCATCAGAGTCAGGTACGCCCTCAAACCGCCAAGATCCTGGCCTCAGAGTCGGGTACAGGGTCGGGTACAGGGTCGGGTACAGGGTCGGGTACAGAGTCGGGTactcccaaccctaaccctggagatttggcacacctgatccTGCTAATTgacagctcaatgagatctctagctcgaggtgctttgttagggttggagggcCTCTCTCACTGCTGTGCTCCTACTGGCTCTGatctccctgctctgctcctattggttctccatctcactcatcTGTTCTTATTGGTCCTCATCCGACTGCTCTGTTGCTCTGTTCCTATTGGTTCTCTGTCTCACTGCTCTCTTCCTATTGGTCCTCTGCCTCACTGCTCTCTTCCTATTGGTCCTCAGGCTCTaaccccctgacccctgacctgctCTCCCCTGACGACACCAGCATCGGCTTCTCCATGGCGCCCTTCGAGGCTCCGCCCTACCAGCCCACCGCCGCCTCCTTCGTCATCAGCGACGTGaccgaggaggaagaggaggaggaggaggaagaagaagaggaggtggaggaggtgtccGAGCTGGTGCCCGACCCTGTCCCTCCCGTCTCCATGACGGCCTCTGCGACCTTCGACCTCGACCGGCCCACCATGGAGTTCCGGGAGGCGGAGGAGGACACGGTGTCTCTGTCCAAGTCCACCAGCTTCGCCGACGTCATGGACATCCTGAAGGACATGAACCGCATGAAGATGAGCAAGGACAGGTAGGGGTCACCTGGAGACACTTCCTTACTGCTCacttagcatagcatagcatagcataacacaaCCGAGCATAGCATGACATAGCGTAGTGTAGCATagcgtagcatagcataacacagcacagcacaatgATGAGAAacggccattcagcccagcaatgcttccTTTTTCCTACCACTGAAGTGTATCTACTGCTAGGTTTACCTAAGAGCTAGATAGtgtctagcaccgtatcaagcctggtcttgtaaacccccagtgtttctgcctccacaacATGTCCTGACGAGCTATTCTACGCATTGACCACTGTGTGAAACAATACTTTCTGATAATTCTGTGCGCAATTTATCCTTCACTAATTTTATTGTATGCCCCCTTGTTCTGCTTACCGAGCTCCACCTGAATCCGGACTCACTTCATTTCACtcattttaattcagttcattttttatttgtgtagctcTTTTAACAAAGAACCAACATCTCTCAGTgcttagcacacacacacacacacacacacacacacacacacacacacacacacacacacacacacacacacacacacacacacacacacacacaccccaggccCGAGCCCCAAGGGTTACCAGGGGGAAACTCCCAGGAGGAAAGGCAGGCACTGAGCAGAACAATAAAATGACGTAAGAGAGTGGAGGGATTTGGGTTAACAGCCAGTGCAcagttttatatttcatatctgTGAGATGCTTTTCTGGAATATGCTCTAtaccagtggttcttaacctgggttcgaTCGAACCCCAGGGGTTCGTTGAGACAGTCTTAGGGGTTCGGAAGGggtcataaaaatatatacctttgttttgaagaaatcatattttatttttccaatcacGAAGGGTTTGGTGAATGCACTGttgaagcttgcagggttcagtacctccaataaggtttAGAACCACTGCTCTATACTATATAAGTTTGGATGATTGGAAAAAGTTTTGAAAATTCACAGCAGTCACCTCCTTGCCTTTTTTTATTCTCGTCTGACAGACCTAGAGTTGGCTCCAAAATTTCCTAAATTACTTtttagttcattttattttatggtaGACTTTCAGGGATGCAAACCTTGAGAGTTGCCGGCTCAGGTTGTAGGCGGCAGTTATTTGGTCTACAAAGCTGGAAACAAAAACCGCAAGCAGCGCATTACAATTCCAACTTAACCCGCTCCTTTCTAAGAATAATGAAACCctgaaatgcaataaaaaaataaaatgttaaaacgtGGGAGTGCTGGTTAACCAAAAATAGGGCTTCGCTCAAAAGGTGGGACGTTAGGTCTGgaacaaggggggggggggggggggggggagaaagaacCGTTGGTCAGAAAAGTTTGATAGAATGTGTAAGCTTAAACCGTAAGACAGTGGAACAAATCCGGCACAAGTTGTCTGCATCAGGCTAACCAGCATCTCCTCGCCTCACCcagcctcccctctcccctgcctgGGTCCCACAACCCCGTCTTTCTAGGCTGCTGGGGCAGGCAGATCCAGGGCGGTGCCCAGGGAGCTTATTAGCGGCGGTATTTTTGGCGGTGGAAAGCGTAGCCCTAGAAAcggctctctgtgctgtgactgcGACAGACTGGAGCTGAGGACCGTCTGTGTGCCGGCATCGTTTAGTCACGCCTGTCCTTGCTGTGCCTGCATCGTTTAGTCACGCCGGCTGGCAGTACTCctggattgaaccggcaaccgtcTGCAACTACCAGACGTCTGCTCTCGCCGCCTTGCCACTGTAGCCCACTATGTGAAATGAGTGTTtttgggccccccccccccctgtgtctGGGTTTATGTTAAGATTTCtgaatctggggggggggggggtgggtggggtggcaGGTCTTGTGTGTCTGCGAAGCAGTCCCGGGGCGGGGGAAATGAGTGATTTTGGGGTCCCCCTGTGTTCAGGTACAGCCGCGGCTGCACCTCCCTGCGGGACGAGGACTCGGCTTCGCTCATCTCCGAGGCTCTGAGGAAGAAGTTCACCCTGAAGGACGAGGACATCACCGGGAAGGACAAGTAGCTCCGCCCCCCACCCCGGTCCCTGtggcccctcccctccgcccTCATAGTAAGCCTGGCCACGCCCACTCACAGCCTCTCCCCTTCTGATTGTTAATGACATCACCTCCGCCAATCAGCGGGTGTGTTTGGCGATGACCAGCGGAACAACACGCCCGCTGATTGGTTGATACTCGGGAAGAGACTTGAAAACGCGTAGCGTTCAGCTGGCAGGGATCCTCATTGCTCTCTAGTAGCGCACCCTGCTGGTCAGTTGAGGTCCTGCATCCTGCTTGCTTAAGGTTCTGTCTCCGCTCTCTAAATTCTGGACTCTGGTCATGTTGACTTGTCAAGAGTACAGCAGCGGTTTTAAAACCCAGTAAGTAGGTTCACCTGCATTTTGTGTTATACACAGGTCCCCATATACCCCATATAAGTATTAATGCTTTGAAGCCCCTGTTTCTATGGTATATGGGCACCTGTATGTAAGGATCAGTGATCTAAATCCCCCTGTTTCTATGGTATATGGGGACCTGGGCATAGGGATCAGTGATCTGAATCCTTCTGTTTCTATGGTATATGGGGACCTGGGCATAAGGATTAATCGTGAAGCCCCTGTTTCTATGGTATATGGGGACATGTATATACAGTCAGCTTTAATGGTCTGAATCCCCCTGTTTCTATGGTATATGGGGACATGCGTATAAGGCAGGAGCTGTGAAAACTGGGCCAGGTCTTCGCTGGGCCGGAGTCATGAGACTAGAGTAATGAGACCTGGAAGCCGCTGTGGCAGAGCTGTGTCCTGGCAGTGTCTTCATGTGTTTAATGAGGGCCTCACTGTCAGACTGTCCTTTCCATAGAcggacatacacatacagactctctctctctttctctctctctcacacacacacacacacacacacacacacacacacacacacaacatctctTTTGCTcacacaggctctctctctctctcacattcactcacactcataatacacacacacacacacacacacacactgtctctctcgcacacacaagctctctcacacacactcgcacatcacacacaagctctaatacacaaacacagtctctctctctctctctctctcgcgcacaAACAAGCTCTCACGCACAACGGTGCCTGCATATTGGTGGCTCAGgtctcacacccccccccccccccccccctcctctcccctgttgCTAGGCATTTTCCTCCGGACCACATTCCCATGGCGACTGACAGCATCACTTCGTTGAAGGACAGCCGTGCCTTGGCGCCCCGTCTCCCCCAAACTGCGCCCCgcacctctgacccctgaaccGGACAGGGCCGGGGGCGTCACACAGGAAGCAGAACCGCTTCCTGTTTCCTGGCACCCGCACCGTTGTTCTCGCGCGCTCCTGAGGGGCTGGAAGCGGCTGTACAGGGCTttcctccagccccccccccccaaaacatagacacccctgccccctctctgctccccccccgTCTGCACCTGCCTGGCCACTGAGATACGATCAAAAACTGACAAGCTTGAACATTAtgggtttcattttttttttttttttgagggggggggggactgtcgTTTCCCTTGCCTAAGTTATGGACTTGTTTGAGCGCAACATGCGTTCTctttctttgggggggggggaggaacaaTTTGTTTTGATTGTATAATcatttttagtattattattattattattattattattattattattcttcattATTATGGTTTGTTTGCTGGtagtcatttttgttttcaattttctcaccttcctgttgttgttttggtaAAAGCAGAATGTTCATACTGTCCAATAACACCTCACCGTGTATTGTatagtgtgacatcacagctcagACTCCCTCCCCCCTGTGTGTACAATGTGAACTGGCGCCTTCCTTGTGGCGAACAGGGGCGTTCATTTTTTtggcatatttttatttgtattatagcTTTAGtacagtagttttttttttttgacaaaccACTTTGTCAGCTGAGGTTGTAAAGGTTTCTGGGTAAACAGCATCTCTGTTCCCTTCATGCATActtcagaaacatttgtttttattttcttacccccccccccccctcctcacttgTGCTTCTAGAACTGCGATGTCCTAGAATAAAGTGGTCCAGAAAGAAGGCAGATTCTAGGGCCACAATGCAGGTCGTGACTGTCGAGATGGTTTTGTTCTAACGCTGGGCACCAGAGGAGGTTGGGCGAAAACGCTAGCTCTTAGACGATACTGCTGATACCGCTAATAATGCTAGTTGTTTTAAATTCCGGGAAAGGATAACGTGTTTTTCTAggaaattaagaaaattaatgCATGTGAGGAGAGTGGTGGGCAACTAATATACCtcctgtaaagtgtgtgtgtgtgtttgtgtgtctgagctCTGTTGCTGTACTATAGCTTCTCAATTAAAGGACTATCCACGCCAAGAACTATGACTGTATGCAACTATAAATAAGTTATTTTAAACACTCAAGTCGATAGCGGAGTCCACGCCACAACTATAATGACGCCAACAGTGACGAACGATATCGTTGCGATCCCTTTCGGAGCGATTATTTTTTTCGCAGCTGCATGAACGACAGAGACCCTGACAGCCAACGGAGATCCAACCGAATTTACAGGGCGCCGCGATCAATATGGCAGTTGACGTAGCCGCGAGACAATGTACCGACCGTTACAGTTCCTCCGCGCGGACGCTCGCATCGTTACCGTTATGGCGGTAGTGTTCTAGTTCTTGGAGCGGATGGGGCTTTAAGGCCGTCTCCCATGATTTACGGTGCCGTGTTGGATGTAGATATTTTCCCCTTCTTCCCCCGTTGGTTGCACGTTGCTTGAGTAGAACGTCCTCTCTGttctgcaggtgtgtggaggtgaaaTGGACTGGCGCTATATTTCAGAGAGTACGAGGGGGAGAGcttgagagagggagtggaagACGGGAGAGCCTAGGTAAAAATATAAGAAACGGTATGTGAAAGGGAGGAATTAAAGATGGTGTGCAAgagtgagagttggcagctgtGAGCTGTGGGGTCTAAACGTGAAATGTATTTCCTCCTGGCACAAACTCCCATCAGCCAATCACCTCAAGCCATAGCATTGGCCACACCACTCTACTTGGTCTTCTTAGGTAGAACAGATGCTGCTGTTTCGGGGGCTGTTGATTCTTGCTCCGTTTGTATATTGGGgtcgtgtgtttgtgcgcatgtgAATAAGATATTTAGCTAGTTAGTTGGGAAGGTCTGTTGTATGTTGTTTGACGCATTAGC is a window of Conger conger chromosome 1, fConCon1.1, whole genome shotgun sequence DNA encoding:
- the mtfr1l gene encoding mitochondrial fission regulator 1-like produces the protein METDTVIPIWQNKPHGSTRSVVRRIGSTLPLRPCQRACFQELPGLPPLRPTDGPLVPTLADIAWIAADEEETYARVRSDSRPLRHEWRPTPLLVLHRNSSVPNFRREGKKVEGLRKPGVTALNRTTALQDELSRLRAQIAKIVASESGSNPLTPDLLSPDDTSIGFSMAPFEAPPYQPTAASFVISDVTEEEEEEEEEEEEEVEEVSELVPDPVPPVSMTASATFDLDRPTMEFREAEEDTVSLSKSTSFADVMDILKDMNRMKMSKDRYSRGCTSLRDEDSASLISEALRKKFTLKDEDITGKDK